The nucleotide window GGTCAGCGAACTCCGAAATGTGCTGAGCCGTTTGATGCCGAAATCAGATGTGTCGGGGGTGGTGCTGGACCTGCGCGGCAACGGCGGCGGGCTGCTCCATGCCGCGGTGGAAGTTTGCGATATGTTTTTGAGCTCCGGGAAAATTGTCAGCACCAAGACTCGCGGCGGTGTGGTCGAGGACGAGGTGTCAGCGACCGCCGGGACTTTGGTCCCACCTCGGATGCCGGTCGCGATCTTGATCGATGAGCATTCCGCCAGCGCCAGCGAAATTGTTGCGGCCGCGCTGCAGGACCATGGCCGAGCGACGATCGTCGGCACGCGAAGCTATGGCAAAGGAACCGTTCAGAATATCTTGCCCTTGGAATATGGACGCAGTGCTCTGCGACTGACCGTGGCCAAGTACTATCGGCCCAGCGACAAAAACATCCACCGTGGAATCGACGACACGGAAGAAGACGTGTGGGGAGTGAGCCCTGATCCTGGCATGAATGTGAAGGTCTCCGAAGAGGACCTCAGGCAATTGGCTCGCTTCTGGGAAGAGGCCTCGTACCCTTCTCTTAAAAATCGAGATTTGGCGGACGCTCAGTTGAAGTTGGTCGATCCTGATCGGGAGGTTGAGCCGGCTGCGGACGAGGGGGCCTCGGAACCGCAGAAGGAATCGTCCGAGCCGGAGCAGCCTTCGGCAGAGAACGAAACGACCTCCGAGAACGACGATTCGGAAGTTGAGCAACCACGTGCCAAATCGGCTTGGGATTTGGACGCGCCCTTGCGAACGGCCGTGAAGGCCATTCAATCGGAAAATGGAGCGGTGTCGAGGGCCACTGCAGCGTGACCAGGCTGGGGGCACATTGTCGCACTTCGCCAATGATTCGCCGCGATTTGCCGCGAAAAACGCTTGGCATTCGAGCGTGAAATTCATCTCTTTGGTTTGGCGGTTGTGATTCTGGATTCCGCATTGGTAAGCTAGATGCTGGGCTGAAACGGCGATGACGCTGTGATGTTGCCACCGCCAGGCCCTCCAAAATCACTTCCATTCAAGATGAGTTCCCCGATGAAATCGATCGTTTACGTTGTTGCCGCCTTGGCCGCCGTTGGAATCATGGTCGCCATTTCTGCCACGCCTGATCAGGCACCTGAAGTTGAAACAGCCACCGCCGCTGCCGTCGTCGCAACGCCGGAAGTCATGGCCGAAGCTGGCACGATGACTTTGGAAGTGCCTGAAATGCACTGCCAATTCGCTTGCTTCCCTCGTGTTCAGGAAACCCTGGAAAAGAACGAAGCGGTCAGCGAAGTCGCTTTGGTCGATCAGCCGGATCCGAACACTTTGACAGTCAAGAAAGTCGTCGTGAAGTATGACGCTGGGTTCGATGTCACCTCGGCTTTGGCCGCTTTGCAAAAAGAAGGTTTCAGCTCCGCCCAAAAGGTTCAGTAATCGGCTTTGCCCGCGAGGTTGGCTCGATGGAAGGTCGTTCACCTGCAAAGCAAGCCACCTCCAACCTGAACACAGGTCGAGATCTGCAGTCTCGGTCCAAGGGGCACTCGTCTCATGGAATTCTGCTGATCGGCCACGGGACTCGCGATCAACGCGGGACCGA belongs to Rhodopirellula islandica and includes:
- a CDS encoding heavy-metal-associated domain-containing protein; protein product: MKSIVYVVAALAAVGIMVAISATPDQAPEVETATAAAVVATPEVMAEAGTMTLEVPEMHCQFACFPRVQETLEKNEAVSEVALVDQPDPNTLTVKKVVVKYDAGFDVTSALAALQKEGFSSAQKVQ
- a CDS encoding S41 family peptidase, yielding MLPRNLTLLCSVLVISFACYVIHQRTRTAMMVGEALEMIDRFYVEPVDRRTLLTSAMAGMTSTLDQHSEYIPPVSYQAFQDTIHQEFAGIGIYVDQPVENEPVRVITPLVGSPALHAGLMPGDAILEVDHEYVGDLDIRSVSERLRGPIATTVELLVQRGDEKVKLSVMRDTIQLESVIGDHRDENNDWVFRLRQQPDIVYVRMTSFGDKTVSELRNVLSRLMPKSDVSGVVLDLRGNGGGLLHAAVEVCDMFLSSGKIVSTKTRGGVVEDEVSATAGTLVPPRMPVAILIDEHSASASEIVAAALQDHGRATIVGTRSYGKGTVQNILPLEYGRSALRLTVAKYYRPSDKNIHRGIDDTEEDVWGVSPDPGMNVKVSEEDLRQLARFWEEASYPSLKNRDLADAQLKLVDPDREVEPAADEGASEPQKESSEPEQPSAENETTSENDDSEVEQPRAKSAWDLDAPLRTAVKAIQSENGAVSRATAA